In Aspergillus nidulans FGSC A4 chromosome II, a single window of DNA contains:
- the chiA1 gene encoding protein chiA (transcript_id=CADANIAT00004295) has protein sequence MAPKLFTFVSALSGLASLASAFHAEAKSNIAVYYGQGVNQPRLAEFCAETSYDIINIGFINSFPEQNPLTGLPGSDFGNQCWADTFVVDGIASQLYSHCPNIAEDIPKCQAAGKKVFLSLGGATPTYWFDTIDASTKLADFLWGAFGPVTDAWTVADKPRPFGNAVVDGFDFDIEFFGSKGYANMIKRFRRRFGEVPDQTFYISAAPQCSIPDEQLSVAIKNAVIDFVWVQFYNTPGCSARDFVLGTKNGFNYDSWVEVIKAGANPNAKLYVGLPASGAAANLGYYLTPEEVKPLVKKYMDKYPETFGGVMLWEATQARNNQIDGVGYNEKIREILYDLDPNHPPPTTSPTPTPTPSTTTTSTTSTTSTTSATSTTSTTSTTSTTSTTPTTSTTSTTSTTTPTPSPSPSTASSSTTETVTPSPKPSPSESSTTSETSSLPSTSTPVVSETPSETKTPTSSSAPPLSSSSPVGGSSSTASSSTSTPSETPSASSTRAVSETSTHISTSTSSGPETSLTGSSTSVPATSSSVPSSAISPSSTPVISETPRPPVTSSSSSTFVSSTSTSTDCSESSTAIGTHSSSSISETPSASTPAASPSTSPETTKTLTVFPTPGSSVSTGTTSASTLSSSVPATSGGHTETSTVSTSSANQTPSASTSKPLIPTNSASSTSTGSVTSTPSAPGVPSSSAGSDETATTSTTDSEPTSTSSGSVTAKPTTTEPATTTTIIVTSYTSICPTGFTTITTTITSTYCPGTASATATAIAPTTDVPGSGSGSSPAQPTITADIPEGWTTTVTVCTVCAATPTTVTLTLPPATTTEESTSAQPTGEVPSSDGSGSGEVSTTTVVVVPAPTGNAGDGVPAPGANVGEEYTAAPGSATTSKPLIGGGASGAHTAYPYASSTFHIIPSASAHVPVPSGSGSSPSGTQGGASPTFTGAGSRYDVVKGVPALVALALSLLAVL, from the exons ATGGCCCCTAAACTGTTTACCTTCGTTTCAGCCCTCTCAGGGCTTGCTTCCCTTGCCTCTGCTTTTCACGCAGAAGCCAAATCCAACATTGCCGTCTACTACGGCCAAGGTGTCAACCAACCTCGTCTTGCCGAGTTCTGCGCGGAGACGTCCTACGACATTATCAACATCGGATTCATCAATAGCTTCCCTGAACAGAACCCTCTGACTGGGCTGCCTGGTAGCGATTTTGGCAATCAATGTTGGGCTGATACCTTTGTGGTCGATGGCATCGCTTCACAGCTGTACTCACACTGCCCCAACATCGCGGAAGATATCCCTAAATGTCAGGCAGCTGGCAAGAAAGTGTTCCTGTCCCTGGGCGGTGCAACTCCCACGTACTGGTTCGACACTATCGATGCCTCGACCAAGTTGGCCGACTTTCTCTGGGGTGCCTTCGGGCCAGTCACCGACGCCTGGACTGTCGCCGACAAGCCTCGCCCTTTTGGCAATGCTGTGGTTGACGGTTTCGACTTTGACATCGAATTCTTTGGTAGCAAGG GCTACGCCAACATGATCAAGCGTTTCCGCAGGCGCTTCGGGGAGGTTCCTGATCAGACCTTTTACATCTCCGCCGCGCCCCAGTGCTCCATCCCTGATGAGCAGCTTAGTGTTGCCATCAAGAACGCCGTCATCGATTTTGTCTGGGTCCAATTCTATAACACACCTGGCTGCTCTGCTCGCGACTTTGTCCTGGGCACTAAGAACGGTTTCAATTACGACAGCTGGGTCGAGGTTATCAAGGCGGGTGCCAACCCCAACGCGAAGCTCTACGTTGGTCTGCCCGCTAGTGGGGCGGCTGCGAACCTTGGCTATTATTTGACCCCGGAAGAGGTCAAGCCTCTGGTGAAGAAGTACATGGACAAGTATCCGGAGACATTTGGAGGTGTTATGTTGTGGGAGGCCACGCAGGCGCGGAATAATCAGATTGATGGTGTCGGTTATAATGAGAAGATCAGGGAGATCCTGTATGACCTTGACCCCAACCATCCCCCTCCAACCACCTCCCCTACGCCGACTCCTACTCCAAGTACCACTACAACTTCTACTACGTCCACCACGTCCACTACATCTGCAACCTCTACCACGTCTACCACGTCTACAACCTCTACTACGTCTACTACGCCTACCACGTCTACTACGTCCACCACGTCTACCACTACTCCTACTCCCTCTCCATCACCTTCCACTGCTTCGTCTTCCACCACCGAGACCGTGACTCCCAGTCCCAAGCCGTCTCCATCGGAGAGCAGTACTACATCTGAGACCTCTTCCCTCCCCAGCACGTCGACGCCTGTAGTGTCTGAGACTCCCTCAGAAACCAAGACTCCTACCTCATCGAGCGCACCGCCCCTTTCTTCAAGCAGCCCTGTTGGTGGAAGCAGCTCCACAGCCTCTTCAAGCACTTCCACTCCTTCGGAGACTCCTTCTGCATCGAGCACCCGTGCTGTCTCCGAGACAAGCACTCACATCTCTACAAGTACATCATCTGGCCCTGAAACTAGCCTCACCGGCTCAAGCACATCTGTGCCTGCCACCAGCTCTTCTGTTCCCTCGAGCGCGATCAGCCCGTCAAGCACCCCAGTCATCTCAGAGACTCCTAGGCCTCCGGTAACTTCTTCGAGCTCCAGCACATTCGTGTCCTCGACTAGCACTAGCACGGACTGCTCTGAAAGTTCCACTGCAATCGGTACTCACTCGTCTTCCAGCATCTCGGAGACCCCCTCAGCCAGCACACCTGCTGCCTCTCCTTCGACCTCGCCTGAGACAACCAAGACCCTGACGGTTTTCCCTACGCCGGGCTCCTCCGTGTCTACCGGAACCACCTCCGCGTCCACTTTGTCCAGCTCTGTTCCCGCAACTAGCGGTGGCCACACGGAAACCTCAACCGTGTCAACCTCCAGTGCCAACCAGACACCCAGCGCCTCGACCAGCAAGCCTTTGATTCCGACAAATTCTGCGTCAAGCACTAGCACTGGCTCCGTGACCTCCACGCCAAGCGCTCCGGGGGTAccaagcagcagcgccgGGTCCGATGAGACCGCCACGACAAGCACGACTGACTCTGAGCCCACCAGCACTAGCTCTGGATCCGTTACTGCCAAGCCCACCACTACGGAGCCTGCCACGACTACGACAATCATCGTGACCTCGTACACCAGCATCTGCCCGACAGGtttcaccaccatcaccaccactaTTACGTCAACATACTGCCCTGGTACGGCCTCTGCCACCGCTACAGCTATTGCCCCCACGACCGACGTTCCTGGCTCTGGTTCCGGTTCCAGCCCGGCACAGcccaccatcaccgccgATATTCCAGAAGGCTGGACGACAACTGTTACAGTCTGTACCGTTTGTGCCGCCACCCCGACAACGGTAACGTTAACCCTCCCACCCGCAACCACCACGGAAGAGTCTACTTCCGCGCAGCCCACTGGCGAGGTCCCGTCCAGTGACGGCAGCGGCTCGGGTGAGGTTTCAACCACCACGGTCGTCGTCGTCCCTGCACCCACTGGTAATGCTGGTGACGGGGTCCCGGCTCCTGGTGCAAATGTAGGTGAAGAATACACAGCTGCTCCTGGTTCAGCGACCACCAGCAAGCCCCTTATTGGCGGCGGTGCCAGCGGTGCCCACACCGCGTACCCCTACGCTTCCTCAACATTCCACATCATTCCGTCGGCATCAGCTCACGTCCCCGTTCCTTCGGGCTCGGGCTCGTCACCTAGCGGTACCCAGGGTGGTGCCTCTCCCACATTCACTGGTGCGGGATCTCGCTATGATGTGGTCAAGGGTGTTCCTGCCCTTGTGGCTCTCGCGCTCTCCCTGCTTGCTGTTTTGTAA